The DNA region GCCGCCCAGCACAGTTCGCGCGCCTGGTCGAGCAGCGGGCGCCCCGGCTCCGGGGTGAGGCCGGCGGCGGCGAACAGCGCGTCGGGGTCGGTTTCGGAGTTGAGGCAGCCCCGGTTGCCGCACACGCAGGGACGGCCCTGCGGGTCGACGGTGAGGTGGCCGACCTCCAGGGCGAGCCCGGCACTGCCGGTGTGCAGGTGGCCGTCGATCACCAGGGCGCCGCCGACGCCGCGGTGGCCGGAGGTGACGAAGAGCAGGTGCCGGGCGCCGCGCCCGGCCCCGTGCCGGTACTCGGCGAGCGCGGCGAGGTTGGCGTCGTTGGCGATGGCGGTGGGCAACGGCCGCACCGCGTTCGGGCCGTGGTCGGCACGGCCGACCTCGACGTCGTACAGGTCGGCGACCGGCGTGCCGCTGGGCCAGGCGAAGTGCAGCGCGGCGAGCGCGGTGCCGTCCGGCTCGGTGACCGGGTTGGGCAGCGCGAGCGCGGCCGCCAGGCAACGACGGCTGGTCGAGCGGGCCAGTTCGGCGCCGGCCTGGGCGACCGCGCGCAGCATCCGGACCGGGTCGGTGGCGGCGGGCAGCGGCAGGTGGACCGGCGGGTCGAGGAGTCCGCCGAGGCCGGCCAGGGTGACGCTCAGCCCGTCGGCGTGGATCTGCCCGGCGACCACGACCGGGCCCTGCGGGTCGATCGCCAGGCGGTGCGAGGGGCGGCCGCGGCCACCGCCGGCCGGGCGCGAGTCGACGGTGATCAGGCCGAGCGCCTCCAGTTCGGCCGTGACCGCGCCGGCGGTCGCCCGGGTGACGTCCAGCGCGCGGGTGAGCGCGGAACGGGTGGGCGTCTGGCCGGTGTGGATCAGCGAGAGCGCAGGACCGAGCAGCGTCCGACCGCGGTCGGGGGCCGCGCGGCGGTGGGCGTCGCGCTGCGCGTCGGGGTCGGTCCCGGAGCGGGGCCGCGGGCTTGAAGGTGAGAGCTGCACGCCCCTATTGTTACTTTGTGCCGCTTCGAAACAAAATCCGTGCCCACCGCCACCCCGACGACGCCTCCCCACAGTCTCGCAGCACACCCC from Kitasatospora cathayae includes:
- a CDS encoding ROK family protein, yielding MQLSPSSPRPRSGTDPDAQRDAHRRAAPDRGRTLLGPALSLIHTGQTPTRSALTRALDVTRATAGAVTAELEALGLITVDSRPAGGGRGRPSHRLAIDPQGPVVVAGQIHADGLSVTLAGLGGLLDPPVHLPLPAATDPVRMLRAVAQAGAELARSTSRRCLAAALALPNPVTEPDGTALAALHFAWPSGTPVADLYDVEVGRADHGPNAVRPLPTAIANDANLAALAEYRHGAGRGARHLLFVTSGHRGVGGALVIDGHLHTGSAGLALEVGHLTVDPQGRPCVCGNRGCLNSETDPDALFAAAGLTPEPGRPLLDQARELCWAAATDERARAAVEHVIDRLGLGLAGVANILNPDRVVLSGLHLDLLEAAPDRLRAVVAERSLWGRSGRVPIVGAELAHGALAGAAELGWGPYLADPQAVPV